The region atatatatatatatatatatatatatatatatatatatatatatatacatgtatatatatatatatatatatatatatatatatatacgtatatatatatatatatatatatatatatatatatatatatatatatatatatatatatatatatatatatatatatatatatatatatatatatatatatatatatatatatatatatatatatatatatatatatatatatatatatatatatatatatatatatatatatatatatatatatatatatatatatatatatatatatatatatatatatatatatatatatataaatatatatatatatatatatatatatatatatatatatatatatatatatatatatatatgtgtatatataaaatacatatatatatatatatatatatatatatatatatatatatatatatatatatatatatatatatatatatatatatatatatatatatatatacgtatatatatatatgtatatatatatatatatatatatatatatatatatatatatatatatatatatatatatatatatatatatatatatatatatatatatatatatatatatatatatatatatatatatatatatatatatatatatatatatatatatatatatatatatatatatatatatatatatatatatatatatatatatatataaatatatatgtatatatatacgtatatatatatatatttatatatatatatataaatatatatatatatatatatatatatatatatatatatatgtgtatatatatacacatatatatatacatgtatatatataaatgtatatatatatatatacatatatatatatatatatatatatatatatatatatatatatatatatatatatatatatatatatatatatatatatatacatatatgtatatatatatatatatatatatatatatatatatatatatatatatatatatatatgtatatatatatatgtgtatatatatatacatatatatatatatgtatgtgtatatacgtatatatatataaatatatgtatatatatatatatatatatgtatatatatatatatatatatatatatgtatatatactctttatatatatatatctttatatatatgtatatatatatatacatacatatatacgtgtgtatatgtatgtatatatatgtgtatatgtatgtatatgtatatatgtatgtgtgtgtatatacgtgtatgtgtgtgtgtgtgtgtatgcgtgtgtgtgtgtccaaggaGACTAAATCCTCTGCCGCTCCACAACAGGAAGGTGATGCCCTTCACAGATGCATCATGACAGTGAACAGGAACGTGTTTTAGAGTTCCCGATGGATGCTGCTAACGCGTTAGATGAACGCGTTAGCTGGACGCGTTAGCTGGACGCGTTAGCTGGACGTGTTAGCTGAACGCGTTAGCTGGACGCGTTAGCTGGACGTGTTCCCACCACTGAGTGCTCAGGGGCCGATTGGCTCTCCTCTGCTCAGCCCTAATCCTCTAATCCTGGTCAGGGTCACTGAGGCTGTGACAGTCCGTGAGGCTCGAAGCTGAGACTGTGGAGCTGCATTCTGATCGTGATGACAGAATAAAGCAGTGATTATTCAAATCCAGCTGTGTGAGCGGCCAGGAGAATGGACGTCGCTTCACCTTAACTGGAACAAGGTACGTTGTTCTCTTCTGACTTGATGCTAATCTGCTTCCTGTTGTTTAGCATTTTTTACTGCAAACAAGTTGTAAGATTCATTGTTCGGTGGATAAAATGCCAAAAACATCGTCATCAATAGTTGTCAGAGGGTGATTTGTTCTGCCCAGCAACATGAAACACTTCATCtgaagaataaaaacacacaaaatattcACGATGGAGACTTTGTGCCTTGATAGTAATAATGATATAAATgatgaataaatgaacaaagttgttactgacatttgttttgtccactgaaaaacaaataatgaaCTTTCCACTGTAAGTCACTAGAggttaacccccccccacacacacacacacacacacacacacctacacacacacacacacacctacacacctcacacacacacctgcacaccacACCTAcctcacacctgcacacacacacacaccacacacctctacacacacacctcactacACCTGACACCTCTGGTGCACACCTCTGAACACACACCTCActgaacacacacctctgcacacctcacacacacacacctcttaccTCCTGAACTGCCTCTGTTTACCACAtgcctcacaccacacacacctgccacacACCTCCTGACACACCTcattgcctcacacacacacacctctttaccTCCTGCCACCTCCTGCCTCTTTGcctcacacactgcacacaccacacacacacacctcacctgcacacctcacacaccctcCCACCACacctcaccacacacaccaccctccaccacacacacctcacacacacacacctcacacacacacctcacatacCTCActgcacacctcacacacacctcacacacacacctcacacacacacacacctcccagacacacctcacacacacctcacacacacctctacacacacacacacacacctcacagacacacacctcacacacaccacacacacacctcacacacacacacacacacctcacacacacacacacctcacacacacacctcacacacacacacacctcccagaCAGCGAGAAGGACCTGTAAGCAAAGACACATGGATCACGAGTCCGGCCTGCAGCGTcttcagaggaagaagagattcGTGCCGCGTGTCGTCTCCGCCTCCACAACAACGATGAGGAGAGATGATGGAGCCACAGGCATCACACCTTTACCTGATGAACCGGAAGGTCATTTACCAAGTGACTATTAAATGTGTTCATTCATCATTTTCCAGGGagaacaagaaagaaagaagaaaagagaagaaagagaagaaagagaagtaagagaagaaagagaagagaagaaagagaagaaagagaagtaagagaagaaagagaagaaagagaagtaagagaagaaagagaagaaagagaagtaagagaagaaagagaagtaagagaagaaagagaagtaagtgaagaaagagaagaaagagaagtaagagaagaaagagaagaaaagatagaaaagagaagaaaagagaaataagaagaagaaagagaaatgagaagaagaagtaagGAAAATggtgaagaaagagaagaaagagaagtaaGAGAagtaagagaagaaagagaagaaagagaagtaagagaagaaagagaagtaagagaagaaagagaagaaagagaagtaagagaagaaagagaagaaagagaagtaaGAGAAGTAAGAAGAGAagtaagaagaaaagaaagagaagaaagagaagtaagagaagaaagagaagaaagagaagtaaGCACATTGTGTTATCTTACAAACCAAAAagcaaatatatcttttttttaaagtcacaggAGGTACAGTATGATGTAATGTATTAATGTCTGTTCTATATAGAAAGAGATGGTGAcgaaggaagaaaaggaggcaaaggaaaaggaagagagggaaaaggagaaagaaaaggacaaGTGAGTGCATCATTCAGTCACTTCCTCATTCTTTCACTTTCATATATTGACACTTCCTCTCCACAGACCCAAGGAGTTGTTTGTCATCAACCCTGCTGGGAACTTGTATTACAACTGGCTGTTCATCATCACCCTCCCCGTCATGTACAACTGGACCGTGATCATCGCCAGGTGACTTCTAGCCGTCAGGGATTCATGTCCCTCAGTTCAAGTCCTCTCCATGAGGGTGACATGTGTCACATGGCGTCACCAAGCTGGTTCAGACCTTTGTTCTGTCCAGAGCTGAGGGAAGTGTGCTCATGTGATTCCACTGGGGCTGAACACTTCAAATGTACacaacctaaccctaaccccaagCCTAAGTCTAAACCTAAACCTAACCCTAAGCCTAACTTCCTGCTGATGTGTTCTGAAACCAGGGCTAGCTTTGAGGAGCTGCAGCATGACTACATCATGTACTGGGTTCCTTTGGACTACACCTCAGACGTCATCTATCTGGCGGATATGTTCTTCAGGACCCGAAcaggtgagtgtgtttgtgtcgtcGTCCCACTGCAGCTCCACAAGGAAAGGCTGTCAGGGGAAACACGAAGAAGACCTTCTGATTCAAAAGAGATACAACTGATGTCATGAACGTGGACTGCTGAAGTCTCATTGTCGCTGCTGGCAGGCATTGTTCACATGCAGATGAACAACCTTCCATTGTGGCGGCATGAGGAAGTGATTGTGTGACAGAAGAACAGGAACATTGATGACAACCGGAATGTGTGTTGCAATGAGGGAGTGTGAACTAACCCTTGAAACACATCCGATACAACATATTGATCCTTTTTGAAGATAATAAGCCATTGTTTCACAAATGTGAATCACAGTAGATTTGATTCTTTTGGGACACTGAGCaacagaaagatagatagatagatagatatatactttattaatccccaaggggaaatttgtcactCAGTTACCAACTGCTCCAAATCATGAgcacatttacaacaaatcaATTGCATGAATTGTGATGTTCCTTTGTATATGAACGGATCATCAAAGGAAGCCGACTGGTTGAAAAGTGATCTGGTAACTTCCATGATGATCATCTGTGTTTAATCGAGTGAAGATTGTTGCAATAACAGGGAATACTTTTGCTTTGCATTCAAACGTCTCTCAGATTTTCACTTTCACGCATGAAAAATAAAACTTGAACTTATTGTGTCTTTAAACCTTTTCCTCTGATTGCAGGATTCCTTGAGCAAGGCCTGATGGTGAAAGATAAGAAACTGCTACGCGATCGCTACATCAATAGCTTCCAGTTCCGTCTGGATTTCATCTCCATGCTGCCCACTGACTTCCTTTATTTATTCCTCGGCCTCGACTACCCAGAGATCCGCCTCAACAAGCTGCTGAGAATCAGCCGCTTGATGGAGTTCATCACGAGAACAGAAACTAAAACCAACTACCCCAACCTCTTCCGCATTGGAAACTTGATCATGTACATCCTCATTATCATCCACTGGAACgcttgcttcttcttctctttctccaagTACATTGGTTTTGGTGCTGACGACTGGGTGTACCCGGCTCTGGATGATCCTGATCAGCCTGCGTTTGGGGAGTTTGGGAGGAAGTATTCTTTCTGCCTCTACTGGTCCACTCTGACCCTGACTACCATTGGGGAAACGCCACCTCCAGCACTGGACTCTGAATTTATCTTCCATGTGGTTGACTTTTTAGTGGGGGTCTTGATCTTTGCCACCATCGTAGGAAACATTGCCACCATGATCTCCAATATGAATGCTGCCCAAACTCAGTTTCAGTCCCGAATTGACAACATCAAGCAGTACATGCAGGTAGACCTCTTTTTTCCACTCAAATAATTGGAACAAAACACATTAAAGCAATCGGTTCTTTGATTATACGTTGAAAGTTTGTGTTTTCCCTTCGTTCGCAGGTCCGAAAGGTTGACAAGGTTCTCGAGATGCGAGTTATCAAATGGTTCGATTACCTGTGGAATAACGGCAAAGCACAGAATGAAAGAGAGGTCCTGCGGTATCTTCCGGACAAGCTCAAGGCTGAGATCGCCATCCAAGTCCACATGGACACGCTCAGGAAAGTTCGTATTTTTGCCGACTGTGAGGCCGGCCTCCTGATCGAGTTGGTGCTCAAGCTGCAGCCACAGGTGTTCAGTCCTGGAGACTACATCTGCAAAAAGGGCGACATCGGCCGAGAGATGTACATCATCAAAGATGGAAAACTTGCAGTCGTTGCTGACGACGGCGTCACCCAGTTTG is a window of Pseudoliparis swirei isolate HS2019 ecotype Mariana Trench unplaced genomic scaffold, NWPU_hadal_v1 hadal_26, whole genome shotgun sequence DNA encoding:
- the LOC130191091 gene encoding cGMP-gated cation channel alpha-1-like isoform X1, whose product is MMEPQASHLYLMNRKVIYQKEMVTKEEKEAKEKEEREKEKEKDKPKELFVINPAGNLYYNWLFIITLPVMYNWTVIIARASFEELQHDYIMYWVPLDYTSDVIYLADMFFRTRTGFLEQGLMVKDKKLLRDRYINSFQFRLDFISMLPTDFLYLFLGLDYPEIRLNKLLRISRLMEFITRTETKTNYPNLFRIGNLIMYILIIIHWNACFFFSFSKYIGFGADDWVYPALDDPDQPAFGEFGRKYSFCLYWSTLTLTTIGETPPPALDSEFIFHVVDFLVGVLIFATIVGNIATMISNMNAAQTQFQSRIDNIKQYMQVRKVDKVLEMRVIKWFDYLWNNGKAQNEREVLRYLPDKLKAEIAIQVHMDTLRKVRIFADCEAGLLIELVLKLQPQVFSPGDYICKKGDIGREMYIIKDGKLAVVADDGVTQFVVLGSGSYFGEISILNIKGSKAGNRRTANIRSIGYSDLFCLSKDDLMESLLEYPDAKGMLEDKGREILMKDNLIDLDPANIMPEAKELEGSVTKLYSTMELMQLKLKKSLGKYKNTDTALRHRIAYLEHRTGEEVEDEDEEEEEMKREEKEVEAEEKEKEEEEKGEEMKEDKEEGEEEKKEEAKEEEKR
- the LOC130191091 gene encoding cGMP-gated cation channel alpha-1-like isoform X2, coding for MMEPQASHLYLMNRKKEMVTKEEKEAKEKEEREKEKEKDKPKELFVINPAGNLYYNWLFIITLPVMYNWTVIIARASFEELQHDYIMYWVPLDYTSDVIYLADMFFRTRTGFLEQGLMVKDKKLLRDRYINSFQFRLDFISMLPTDFLYLFLGLDYPEIRLNKLLRISRLMEFITRTETKTNYPNLFRIGNLIMYILIIIHWNACFFFSFSKYIGFGADDWVYPALDDPDQPAFGEFGRKYSFCLYWSTLTLTTIGETPPPALDSEFIFHVVDFLVGVLIFATIVGNIATMISNMNAAQTQFQSRIDNIKQYMQVRKVDKVLEMRVIKWFDYLWNNGKAQNEREVLRYLPDKLKAEIAIQVHMDTLRKVRIFADCEAGLLIELVLKLQPQVFSPGDYICKKGDIGREMYIIKDGKLAVVADDGVTQFVVLGSGSYFGEISILNIKGSKAGNRRTANIRSIGYSDLFCLSKDDLMESLLEYPDAKGMLEDKGREILMKDNLIDLDPANIMPEAKELEGSVTKLYSTMELMQLKLKKSLGKYKNTDTALRHRIAYLEHRTGEEVEDEDEEEEEMKREEKEVEAEEKEKEEEEKGEEMKEDKEEGEEEKKEEAKEEEKR
- the LOC130191091 gene encoding cGMP-gated cation channel alpha-1-like isoform X3; the encoded protein is MVTKEEKEAKEKEEREKEKEKDKPKELFVINPAGNLYYNWLFIITLPVMYNWTVIIARASFEELQHDYIMYWVPLDYTSDVIYLADMFFRTRTGFLEQGLMVKDKKLLRDRYINSFQFRLDFISMLPTDFLYLFLGLDYPEIRLNKLLRISRLMEFITRTETKTNYPNLFRIGNLIMYILIIIHWNACFFFSFSKYIGFGADDWVYPALDDPDQPAFGEFGRKYSFCLYWSTLTLTTIGETPPPALDSEFIFHVVDFLVGVLIFATIVGNIATMISNMNAAQTQFQSRIDNIKQYMQVRKVDKVLEMRVIKWFDYLWNNGKAQNEREVLRYLPDKLKAEIAIQVHMDTLRKVRIFADCEAGLLIELVLKLQPQVFSPGDYICKKGDIGREMYIIKDGKLAVVADDGVTQFVVLGSGSYFGEISILNIKGSKAGNRRTANIRSIGYSDLFCLSKDDLMESLLEYPDAKGMLEDKGREILMKDNLIDLDPANIMPEAKELEGSVTKLYSTMELMQLKLKKSLGKYKNTDTALRHRIAYLEHRTGEEVEDEDEEEEEMKREEKEVEAEEKEKEEEEKGEEMKEDKEEGEEEKKEEAKEEEKR